A section of the Oryzias latipes chromosome 10, ASM223467v1 genome encodes:
- the maea gene encoding macrophage erythroblast attacher isoform X1, which produces MASEENPASLPHARTLLLLLIPSHAASLRHRRGNEPGLLFEPKRAAAFNPEVPYETLNKRFRAAQKNIDREASHVTMVVAELEKTLSSFPAVDSVVSLLDGVVEKLSALKRKAAESIQAEDESAKLCKRRIEHLKEHSGDQPASVNLWKKKRMDRMMVEHLLRCGYYNTAVKLAKQSGIEDLVNIEMFLTAKEVEESLERQETATCLAWCHDNKSRLRKMKSCLEFSLRIQEFIELIRQNKRMDAVRHARKHFSQAEGGQLDEVRQVMGMLAFPSDTHVSPYKDLLDPARWKMLIQQFRYDNYRLHQLGNNSVFTITLQAGLSAIKTPQCYKEDGSSKNPDCPVCSKSLNKLAQPLPMAHCANSRLVCKISGEVMNENNPPMMLPNGYVYGYNSLLSIRQDDKVVCPRTKEVFNFSQAEKVYIM; this is translated from the exons ATGGCCAGTGAGGAAAACCCTGCCAGCCTGCCGCACGCGCGcacccttcttcttcttcttattccATCCCACGCGGCGTCACTGCGACACCGCCGCGGAAACGAACCCGGGCTGCTGTTCGAGCCGAAGCGCGCCGCCGCATTCAACCCTGAA GTGCCATATGAGACCCTGAACAAACGCTTCCGAGCGGCTCAGAAGAACATCGACCGGGAGGCGAGTCACGTCACCATGGTGGTGGCGGAGCTGGAGAAGACTCTGAGCAGCTTCCCAGCTGTGGACTCTGTGGTGTCACTGCTGGACGGAGTGGTGGAGAAACTCAGCGCACTCAAGAGGAAG GCTGCAGAGTCCATACAAGCAGAGGACGAGAGCGCCAAGCTGTGCAAGCGCCGCATCGAGCACCTGAAGGAGCACAGCGGTGACCAGCCGGCTTCAGTCAACCTGTGGAAGAAGAAACGGATGGACCGCATGATGGTGGAGCATCTGCTGCGCTGTGGCTACTACAACACTGCTGTGAAACTGGCCAAGCAGAGCGGCATCGAG GATCTGGTCAACATTGAGATGTTTCTCACAGCAAAGGAGGTGGAGGAGTCTCTGGAGAGGCAGGAGACGGCTACTTGTCTGGCCTGGTGCCATGACAACAAGTCCCGCCTCCGCAAAATGAAG AGTTGTCTGGAGTTCAGCCTCAGAATCCAGGAGTTTATTGAGCTCATCAGACAGAACAAGCGCATGGATGCAGTCAG GCATGCACGGAAGCACTTCAGCCAAGCCGAAGGGGGACAGTTGGATGAGGTCCGGCAGGTGATGGGAATGCTCGCTTTCCCATCAGACACACACGTCTCTCCTTATAAG gATCTGTTGGATCCAGCCCGCTGGAAGATGCTGATTCAGCAGTTCCGCTATGATAATTACAGATTGCACCAGCTGGGCAACAACTCCGTCTTCACCATCACTCTCCAGGCTGGCCTGTCTGCCATCAAGACACC TCAATGCTACAAAGAGGACGGTAGCTCTAAAAACCCAGACTGCCCCGTGTGCAGTAAATCTCTGAACAAACTGGCCCAGCCACTACCCATGGCTCACTGTGCCAACTCTAGACTAGTGTGTAAGATCTCTGGGGAGGTTATGAATGAAAACAACCCCCCCATGATGCTGCCTAATGGATATGTCTATGGCTACAAT TCCCTTCTGTCCATTCGCCAAGATGACAAAGTGGTTTGTCCCAGAACCAAAGAAGTCTTCAACTTCTCTCAGGCGGAGAAGGTCTACATCATGTGA
- the maea gene encoding macrophage erythroblast attacher isoform X4, whose amino-acid sequence MAVQETASQLSMALKVQEYPTLKVPYETLNKRFRAAQKNIDREASHVTMVVAELEKTLSSFPAVDSVVSLLDGVVEKLSALKRKAAESIQAEDESAKLCKRRIEHLKEHSGDQPASVNLWKKKRMDRMMVEHLLRCGYYNTAVKLAKQSGIESCLEFSLRIQEFIELIRQNKRMDAVRHARKHFSQAEGGQLDEVRQVMGMLAFPSDTHVSPYKDLLDPARWKMLIQQFRYDNYRLHQLGNNSVFTITLQAGLSAIKTPQCYKEDGSSKNPDCPVCSKSLNKLAQPLPMAHCANSRLVCKISGEVMNENNPPMMLPNGYVYGYNSLLSIRQDDKVVCPRTKEVFNFSQAEKVYIM is encoded by the exons atggcggtgcagGAGACAGCATCTCAACTGTCCATGGCCCTCAAAGTCCAAGAATATCCAACCTTGAAG GTGCCATATGAGACCCTGAACAAACGCTTCCGAGCGGCTCAGAAGAACATCGACCGGGAGGCGAGTCACGTCACCATGGTGGTGGCGGAGCTGGAGAAGACTCTGAGCAGCTTCCCAGCTGTGGACTCTGTGGTGTCACTGCTGGACGGAGTGGTGGAGAAACTCAGCGCACTCAAGAGGAAG GCTGCAGAGTCCATACAAGCAGAGGACGAGAGCGCCAAGCTGTGCAAGCGCCGCATCGAGCACCTGAAGGAGCACAGCGGTGACCAGCCGGCTTCAGTCAACCTGTGGAAGAAGAAACGGATGGACCGCATGATGGTGGAGCATCTGCTGCGCTGTGGCTACTACAACACTGCTGTGAAACTGGCCAAGCAGAGCGGCATCGAG AGTTGTCTGGAGTTCAGCCTCAGAATCCAGGAGTTTATTGAGCTCATCAGACAGAACAAGCGCATGGATGCAGTCAG GCATGCACGGAAGCACTTCAGCCAAGCCGAAGGGGGACAGTTGGATGAGGTCCGGCAGGTGATGGGAATGCTCGCTTTCCCATCAGACACACACGTCTCTCCTTATAAG gATCTGTTGGATCCAGCCCGCTGGAAGATGCTGATTCAGCAGTTCCGCTATGATAATTACAGATTGCACCAGCTGGGCAACAACTCCGTCTTCACCATCACTCTCCAGGCTGGCCTGTCTGCCATCAAGACACC TCAATGCTACAAAGAGGACGGTAGCTCTAAAAACCCAGACTGCCCCGTGTGCAGTAAATCTCTGAACAAACTGGCCCAGCCACTACCCATGGCTCACTGTGCCAACTCTAGACTAGTGTGTAAGATCTCTGGGGAGGTTATGAATGAAAACAACCCCCCCATGATGCTGCCTAATGGATATGTCTATGGCTACAAT TCCCTTCTGTCCATTCGCCAAGATGACAAAGTGGTTTGTCCCAGAACCAAAGAAGTCTTCAACTTCTCTCAGGCGGAGAAGGTCTACATCATGTGA
- the maea gene encoding macrophage erythroblast attacher isoform X2 has protein sequence MAVQETASQLSMALKVQEYPTLKVPYETLNKRFRAAQKNIDREASHVTMVVAELEKTLSSFPAVDSVVSLLDGVVEKLSALKRKAAESIQAEDESAKLCKRRIEHLKEHSGDQPASVNLWKKKRMDRMMVEHLLRCGYYNTAVKLAKQSGIEDLVNIEMFLTAKEVEESLERQETATCLAWCHDNKSRLRKMKSCLEFSLRIQEFIELIRQNKRMDAVRHARKHFSQAEGGQLDEVRQVMGMLAFPSDTHVSPYKDLLDPARWKMLIQQFRYDNYRLHQLGNNSVFTITLQAGLSAIKTPQCYKEDGSSKNPDCPVCSKSLNKLAQPLPMAHCANSRLVCKISGEVMNENNPPMMLPNGYVYGYNSLLSIRQDDKVVCPRTKEVFNFSQAEKVYIM, from the exons atggcggtgcagGAGACAGCATCTCAACTGTCCATGGCCCTCAAAGTCCAAGAATATCCAACCTTGAAG GTGCCATATGAGACCCTGAACAAACGCTTCCGAGCGGCTCAGAAGAACATCGACCGGGAGGCGAGTCACGTCACCATGGTGGTGGCGGAGCTGGAGAAGACTCTGAGCAGCTTCCCAGCTGTGGACTCTGTGGTGTCACTGCTGGACGGAGTGGTGGAGAAACTCAGCGCACTCAAGAGGAAG GCTGCAGAGTCCATACAAGCAGAGGACGAGAGCGCCAAGCTGTGCAAGCGCCGCATCGAGCACCTGAAGGAGCACAGCGGTGACCAGCCGGCTTCAGTCAACCTGTGGAAGAAGAAACGGATGGACCGCATGATGGTGGAGCATCTGCTGCGCTGTGGCTACTACAACACTGCTGTGAAACTGGCCAAGCAGAGCGGCATCGAG GATCTGGTCAACATTGAGATGTTTCTCACAGCAAAGGAGGTGGAGGAGTCTCTGGAGAGGCAGGAGACGGCTACTTGTCTGGCCTGGTGCCATGACAACAAGTCCCGCCTCCGCAAAATGAAG AGTTGTCTGGAGTTCAGCCTCAGAATCCAGGAGTTTATTGAGCTCATCAGACAGAACAAGCGCATGGATGCAGTCAG GCATGCACGGAAGCACTTCAGCCAAGCCGAAGGGGGACAGTTGGATGAGGTCCGGCAGGTGATGGGAATGCTCGCTTTCCCATCAGACACACACGTCTCTCCTTATAAG gATCTGTTGGATCCAGCCCGCTGGAAGATGCTGATTCAGCAGTTCCGCTATGATAATTACAGATTGCACCAGCTGGGCAACAACTCCGTCTTCACCATCACTCTCCAGGCTGGCCTGTCTGCCATCAAGACACC TCAATGCTACAAAGAGGACGGTAGCTCTAAAAACCCAGACTGCCCCGTGTGCAGTAAATCTCTGAACAAACTGGCCCAGCCACTACCCATGGCTCACTGTGCCAACTCTAGACTAGTGTGTAAGATCTCTGGGGAGGTTATGAATGAAAACAACCCCCCCATGATGCTGCCTAATGGATATGTCTATGGCTACAAT TCCCTTCTGTCCATTCGCCAAGATGACAAAGTGGTTTGTCCCAGAACCAAAGAAGTCTTCAACTTCTCTCAGGCGGAGAAGGTCTACATCATGTGA
- the maea gene encoding macrophage erythroblast attacher isoform X3, whose product MASEENPASLPHARTLLLLLIPSHAASLRHRRGNEPGLLFEPKRAAAFNPEVPYETLNKRFRAAQKNIDREASHVTMVVAELEKTLSSFPAVDSVVSLLDGVVEKLSALKRKAAESIQAEDESAKLCKRRIEHLKEHSGDQPASVNLWKKKRMDRMMVEHLLRCGYYNTAVKLAKQSGIESCLEFSLRIQEFIELIRQNKRMDAVRHARKHFSQAEGGQLDEVRQVMGMLAFPSDTHVSPYKDLLDPARWKMLIQQFRYDNYRLHQLGNNSVFTITLQAGLSAIKTPQCYKEDGSSKNPDCPVCSKSLNKLAQPLPMAHCANSRLVCKISGEVMNENNPPMMLPNGYVYGYNSLLSIRQDDKVVCPRTKEVFNFSQAEKVYIM is encoded by the exons ATGGCCAGTGAGGAAAACCCTGCCAGCCTGCCGCACGCGCGcacccttcttcttcttcttattccATCCCACGCGGCGTCACTGCGACACCGCCGCGGAAACGAACCCGGGCTGCTGTTCGAGCCGAAGCGCGCCGCCGCATTCAACCCTGAA GTGCCATATGAGACCCTGAACAAACGCTTCCGAGCGGCTCAGAAGAACATCGACCGGGAGGCGAGTCACGTCACCATGGTGGTGGCGGAGCTGGAGAAGACTCTGAGCAGCTTCCCAGCTGTGGACTCTGTGGTGTCACTGCTGGACGGAGTGGTGGAGAAACTCAGCGCACTCAAGAGGAAG GCTGCAGAGTCCATACAAGCAGAGGACGAGAGCGCCAAGCTGTGCAAGCGCCGCATCGAGCACCTGAAGGAGCACAGCGGTGACCAGCCGGCTTCAGTCAACCTGTGGAAGAAGAAACGGATGGACCGCATGATGGTGGAGCATCTGCTGCGCTGTGGCTACTACAACACTGCTGTGAAACTGGCCAAGCAGAGCGGCATCGAG AGTTGTCTGGAGTTCAGCCTCAGAATCCAGGAGTTTATTGAGCTCATCAGACAGAACAAGCGCATGGATGCAGTCAG GCATGCACGGAAGCACTTCAGCCAAGCCGAAGGGGGACAGTTGGATGAGGTCCGGCAGGTGATGGGAATGCTCGCTTTCCCATCAGACACACACGTCTCTCCTTATAAG gATCTGTTGGATCCAGCCCGCTGGAAGATGCTGATTCAGCAGTTCCGCTATGATAATTACAGATTGCACCAGCTGGGCAACAACTCCGTCTTCACCATCACTCTCCAGGCTGGCCTGTCTGCCATCAAGACACC TCAATGCTACAAAGAGGACGGTAGCTCTAAAAACCCAGACTGCCCCGTGTGCAGTAAATCTCTGAACAAACTGGCCCAGCCACTACCCATGGCTCACTGTGCCAACTCTAGACTAGTGTGTAAGATCTCTGGGGAGGTTATGAATGAAAACAACCCCCCCATGATGCTGCCTAATGGATATGTCTATGGCTACAAT TCCCTTCTGTCCATTCGCCAAGATGACAAAGTGGTTTGTCCCAGAACCAAAGAAGTCTTCAACTTCTCTCAGGCGGAGAAGGTCTACATCATGTGA